The following proteins are encoded in a genomic region of Cryptomeria japonica chromosome 11, Sugi_1.0, whole genome shotgun sequence:
- the LOC131032500 gene encoding auxin response factor 10: protein MPLPCTMNGPRITGMDSAYGLSVQHRGADDGSPGLDSQLWHACAGGMVQMPSVNARVYYFPQGQAEHSATNVDFPASLRANPAILCRVINVKYMADTETDEVYSRIRLVPIKPNEVFEDCNNEESENNTSATEKPVSFAKTLTQSDANNGGGFSVPRYCAETIFPRLDYSTDPPVQTVLAKDVHGEVWKFRHIYRGTPRRHLLTTGWSTFVNQKKLVAGDSIVFLRSLNGELCVGVRRSTRSTGGGDSSAWHLTGQQQQNGLYGSTGCASPYRSSSRWEVKGGDNFSAAFFGGGGDKGTGNGNSNGFARNRGKVSAKSVIESATLAASGQPFEVVYYPRASTPEFCVKAQAVDNSLRIQWSAGMRFKMAFETEDSSRISWFMGTISSVQFADPIHWPNSPWRLLQVTWDEPDLLQNVKRVSPWLVEVVSNMPPIQLSPFTLPKKKLRVSQHPEFQFEGQGIIGGLQMATLTNNMLGQINPWHGLSENVPAGMQGARHGHIYGIALSDLRPNKVQSGLFLDNLHHHEQGTISTLSNPVSTELNIGSFSQFDRSSVQDNLSCLLTVGNSSPSEQKTTNGKAGSSTTRSAPFLLFGKAIHPEQSSKSPQQQQSGVSSSDGPGHQTVNDIGSPGLTSNSSTDGNPEALDKSQRAMTVRSDVSKLSENSGLRLSHGDTFDSAVNNGLVSHAWFKDQTSMLTLEKCNGGKTAEDGIVHCKVFMESEDVGRTLDLSLFSTYDQLFNRLANMFGIEESDLANRVLYKDTTGTVRHTGDEPYREFMKTVRRLTILSDSGSDNVGS, encoded by the exons ATGCCTTTGCCATGCACAATGAATGGGCCAAGGATTACGGGAATGGATTCAGCCTATGGTTTGAGTGTGCAGCACAGGGGAGCAGATGATGGGAGCCCAGGTCTGGATTCCCAGCTCTGGCATGCCTGTGCTGGAGGCATGGTGCAGATGCCATCAGTGAATGCAAGGGTCTACTATTTCCCACAGGGACAGGCTGAACACTCAGCCACCAATGTGGATTTCCCGGCTAGTCTCAGGGCCAACCCTGCAATCCTCTGCAGGGTCATTAATGTCAAGTACATGGCGGATACAGAGACAGATGAGGTATATTCAAGAATCAGACTGGTGCCCATCAAGCCCAATGAGGTCTTTGAGGATTGCAACAATGAGGAGAGCGAAAACAATACATCTGCCACAGAGAAGCCCGTGTCTTTTGCCAAAACTTTGACACAGTCTGATGCCAACAATGGTGGTGGATTCAGTGTCCCCAGGTACTGTGCAGAGACCATTTTTCCCAGGTTAGATTACTCCACAGACCCCCCTGTGCAGACAGTCTTGGCAAAGGATGTTCATGGTGAGGTATGGAAGTTTAGGCATATATACAGGGGTACTCCTAGGAGGCATCTGCTGACTACTGGATGGAGCACTTTTGTGAATCAGAAGAAGCTTGTAGCAGGGGATTCAATTGTGTTTCTGAGGAGTCTCAATGGGGAGCTGTGTGTGGGGGTTAGGAGGTCCACACGGAGTACAGGTGGAGGTGACTCGTCTGCCTGGCACCTGACCGGTCAGCAGCAGCAGAATGGTTTATACGGGAGTACAGGCTGTGCGTCTCCCTATAGGAGTAGCTCTAGATGGGAGGTTAAAGGGGGCGATAATTTTTCTGCTGCTTTCTTTGGTGGTGGAGGAGACAAGGGTACTGGTAATGGGAATTCAAATGGGTTTGCCAGGAATAGGGGTAAGGTCAGTGCCAAGTCTGTGATTGAGTCTGCCACATTGGCTGCTTCTGGGCAGCCCTTTGAGGTCGTGTATTACCCAAGGGCTAGTACACCCGAGTTCTGTGTCAAGGCGCAAGCTGTTGACAATTCTTTGCGGATCCAGTGGTCTGCAGGTATGCGTTTTAAGATGGCCTTTGAGACCGAGGATTCTTCTAGGATCAGTTGGTTCATGGGCACCATTTCGTCGGTTCAATTTGCTGATCCGATTCACTGGCCTAACTCTCCATGGCGGCTTTTACAG GTAACATGGGATGAGCCAGATTTGCTACAGAATGTGAAGCGAGTGAGTCCATGGCTGGTTGAAGTTGTTTCTAACATGCCTCCAATCCAATTGTCACCTTTCACGTTACCCAAGAAGAAGCTTCGAGTTAGTCAGCATCCAGAGTTTCAATTTGAGGGGCAGGGAATTATTGGAGGACTTCAAATGGCTACACTTACCAATAATATGCTAGGGCAGATTAACCCTTGGCATGGTCTTTCAGAAAATGTTCCTGCAGGCATGCAGGGAGCCAGGCATGGTCATATATACGGGATTGCTTTGTCAGACTTACGTCCCAACAAAGTCCAATCTGGGTTGTTCTTAGATAATCTACACCATCATGAGCAAGGGACGATATCGACCTTATCGAATCCTGTCTCCACAGAGCTTAACATTGGGAGCTTCTCCCAGTTTGATCGCTCTAGTGTGCAGGACAACCTCTCATGTTTGTTAACAGTGGGCAATTCATCTCCAAGTGAACAGAAAACAACCAATGGGAAGGCTGGTAGCTCAACCACAAGGAGTGCACCATTTCTGCTCTTTGGGAAAGCTATTCACCCCGAACAGTCTTCCAAATCTCCACAGCAACAGCAATCAGGAGTTAGTTCGTCTGATGGCCCAGGTCATCAGACAGTGAATGACATTGGGTCACCAGGGCTCACAAGCAATAGCTCAACAGATGGAAATCCAGAAGCTTTAGATAAATCACAAAGAGCGATGACTGTTAGGTCAGATGTTTCCAAACTCTCGGAAAATTCTGGATTAAGACTCTCTCATGGGGATACCTTTGATTCTGCTGTTAACAATGGCCTTGTTAGCCATGCATGGTTCAAAGATCAAACATCAATGCTAACATTAGAAAAATGTAATGGAGGAAAGACAGCTGAAGACGGCATTGTACACTGTAAAGTGTTTATGGAGTCTGAAGATGTCGGTAGAACCCTTGATCTGTCACTCTTTAGTACTTACGATCAGCTCTTTAACAGGCTAGCAAATATGTTTGGCATAGAAGAGTCCGACCTAGCAAATCGTGTTCTTTACAAAGATACTACTGGTACCGTAAGGCATACTGGGGATGAACCATACAG GGAGTTTATGAAGACTGTAAGGAGGCTTACAATCTTATCTGACTCTGGCAGCGACAATGTCGGAAGCTAA